From the genome of Sporomusa sphaeroides DSM 2875:
TTCGGCTAGTCAGCAACTATTAAAAACAGCTCAAGTTAAAAAAGTGGAAGTAAATCCCAGTGCAAAGACCTGGGCAATACATATAACTACAGCCAAACTTGTTGCCGGGCAGGCGCTTGATACGCTGGCGGCACAGCTGTGTCAGCAGTGCGGTTTAGCTAACGTTATTTTTAGCCAGCAGGTCAGGGATGTAAAACAGTATCTGACTGAGAATTGGTCCCAATTTGTTGAACAGGTTGCACGGGGACATTATGGTACAAAACATTTACTATTAAGTGCCTCCGACTCCTGGTCTTATGACGAAGAAACCCTTACCATTGAAACTATGGGCGGTTTGTCAACGGCTATTTTGGCTGAGCGTGGGGTGGAACAGGCGATTAAGTCCTTTATCCTGCAAGAGTTTGGCCGTAGCTCTGAGGTCAGGTTTATCCATTCAATTATTGAAGAAACAGTTGAATGTGATGATGCGCTGTTAACGCCTGAATACCGGGAAGCTCTCACAGAAGCAGCGTCGCCGCAGGATAAACCTAAAGCAAGTGATAGTCCTATTATATTTGGCCGCAACATTCGGGGCGCTGCCGGTGCTGGGCAACCGATAAATGCCATCCAGGAAGAAGCACGCAACGTAATACTTACCGGGCAAATCATTAATCATGAATTGAAGGAGTTAAAGTCGGGGCGTTTTCTGCTGACATTTGACCTTGTTGATTCGACTGATGGTATTAGCGGCAAAGTATTTTTTGATAATAAAGAGCAATTCGATAAGACTAGCGGGCTGATTAAGAAGGGGATGCTGGTGACCGTTAAGGGCACTGTGCAATATGATAAATTTGCCAATGAACTAACATTGTTTGCCGACAGCATGTGCCGGGCGGAAAAAGCCCCTGAACGCCAGGACAATGAACCTGTTCGCCGGGTTGAACTGCATGCCCATACCCGCATGAGTGCGCTGGATGCTGTTGTATCTGCCAAAAGCCTGATAAAAACAGCGGCAAAATGGGGGCATCCGGCCATTGCCATTACCGACCATGGGGTGGTCCAAGCCTTTCCCGAGGCATATGAAGAGGCTGTTAGTGCCGGCATTAAAGTGATTTATGGTATGGAAGGCTATCTCTTTGAGGATGATATTAACCAAGCCCGCCATATTATTATTTTAGCGAAAAACAATATCGGACTTCGTAACTTATATCGACTGGTTTCGATATCCCATTTGCGGTATTTGCACCGTACACCGCGTATTCCCCGGGCTATACTGGATGAACACCGGGAAGGACTATTATTAGGTTCAGCGTGTGAAGCCGGTGAATTAATTCATGCTATGGTTCAAGGTGCCAGTGAAGAAGAATTAATTAAGATTGCCAACTATTATGATTATCTTGAGATTCAGCCTACAGGTAATAATGAATTTTTACTGCGAAAAGGAAAAATTGCCGATGAAGAAGGGCTGCGCGACATCAACAGGCAGGTCTGCACCATTGGTGCCAAACTGGGAAAATTAGTAGTTGCCACCTGTGACGTGCATTTTTTAAATCCGGAAGATGAAATATACCGCCGCATCCTCATGGCCGGACAGGGGTATGATGACGCTGATAAGCAGCCGCCGCTTTTTTTCCGGACAACGGCCGAGATGCTGGCAGAGTTTAATTACCTCGGAACCGATAAAGCCTATGAAGTAGTGGTAGAAGCTCCGCTTAAGATTAATGGGCTTATCGAATCGGTCAAACCCATTCCCGAGGAATTATATTCACCGCAGATTCCCGGTGCTGAGGAAGAAATCAAGCTCATGTCCTATCAAAAGGCCGAATCGCTCTATGGAACTCCGCTTCCCGAACTTGTGGCCAAACGCCTTGAATATGAGCTTAACTCGATAATCAATAATGGTTTT
Proteins encoded in this window:
- a CDS encoding PolC-type DNA polymerase III, giving the protein MPSYCVIPENCQSFFQFVERLPLDSASQQLLKTAQVKKVEVNPSAKTWAIHITTAKLVAGQALDTLAAQLCQQCGLANVIFSQQVRDVKQYLTENWSQFVEQVARGHYGTKHLLLSASDSWSYDEETLTIETMGGLSTAILAERGVEQAIKSFILQEFGRSSEVRFIHSIIEETVECDDALLTPEYREALTEAASPQDKPKASDSPIIFGRNIRGAAGAGQPINAIQEEARNVILTGQIINHELKELKSGRFLLTFDLVDSTDGISGKVFFDNKEQFDKTSGLIKKGMLVTVKGTVQYDKFANELTLFADSMCRAEKAPERQDNEPVRRVELHAHTRMSALDAVVSAKSLIKTAAKWGHPAIAITDHGVVQAFPEAYEEAVSAGIKVIYGMEGYLFEDDINQARHIIILAKNNIGLRNLYRLVSISHLRYLHRTPRIPRAILDEHREGLLLGSACEAGELIHAMVQGASEEELIKIANYYDYLEIQPTGNNEFLLRKGKIADEEGLRDINRQVCTIGAKLGKLVVATCDVHFLNPEDEIYRRILMAGQGYDDADKQPPLFFRTTAEMLAEFNYLGTDKAYEVVVEAPLKINGLIESVKPIPEELYSPQIPGAEEEIKLMSYQKAESLYGTPLPELVAKRLEYELNSIINNGFAVLYLIAHKLVKKSMDDGYLVGSRGSVGSSFVATMTGITEVNPLPPHWRCSHCQYSEFITDGSYGGGFDLPDKECPHCQIRMEKNGHDIPFAVFMGFHGDKVPDIDLNFSGDYQPVAHKYTEELFGRDNVFRAGTIATIAEKTAYGFVKNYLNEKGQVARNAHINRLLDGCTGVKRTTGQHPGGIMVVPRDMDVHHFTPIQYPADDKNSSTITTHFDYHSISSRLVKLDILGHDDPTVIKMLEDLTGIDAKTIPFDDQTTMSLFSSTEAVGLTPAQLGSTVATFGIPEFGTKFVRQMLEDTKPKTFSELVRISGFSHGTDVWLNNAQDLIRNGTAKLSEAISARDDIMVYLIHKGVDPQVAFKIMEGVRKGKGVKPDDVEKMRAKDVPEWYIESCQKIKYMFPKAHAVAYVMMAFRIAYCKIHHPLAFYASYFTVRATEFDADLIVKGDKAIKAELTALEEKGNALSAKEKSTHTILEMAYEMYLRGFGFRRVDLYQSDASKFQLVDNGLLPPLGSLQGVGVSAAQNIVAARQGKPFSSIEDLRSRSRVSKTVIDILKTHGCLEGLDDSDQTQLFA